The Maylandia zebra isolate NMK-2024a linkage group LG4, Mzebra_GT3a, whole genome shotgun sequence genome includes a window with the following:
- the LOC101486214 gene encoding peptidyl-prolyl cis-trans isomerase FKBP10 codes for MDLLACFQLLLLSHLLTVNCSPGPLLDVVVDRYDIPKVCPREVEIEDFVRYHFNGTFFEDGKKFDSSYDRGKAFISQVGLGRLIAGMDRGLLGMCVNERRRVTVPPHLAYGSIGTGGIIPPDAVLVYDVLLLDIWNEKDKVEIRTLDKPASCRRTTAASDFVRYHYNGTLLSGELFDSSYSRNATYDTYLGQGDLIKGMDEGLLGMCIGERRLIIVPPFLAYGENGYGTMIPPQATLVFEVLIVDVFNPKDDVIVEAKEVPKGCTRTTVTGDYIRYHYNGTFQDGTLFDSSYQRNSTYNTYIGMGYVIQGMDKALQGLCIGEKRRVVIPPHLAYGEKGVGDFIPGSAVLVFDIHVIDFHNPKDPVNIKVTHKPQECNMRSEADDLIQYRYNCSLMDGTLLYTSDQYDSLSITTLGANNVILGLEEGLRGMCVGERREVVIPPHFGHGENEAGGVPRSAVLFFELELVELQKGVPEGYMFVWVGDGPDPLFPAMDLDGDKQVPLEEFSVFIRLQVQGGKGRLRPGIDADSIIKDMFDNQDRNKDGKIVEDELTVTEDDVSKQARDEL; via the exons ATGGATTTATTGGCATGTTttcagcttttacttctgtCGCACTTATTGACTGTGAACTGTAGCCCCGGTCCGTTACTCGACGTTGTCGTGGATCGTTATGACATTCCGAAAGTTTGTCCTCGAGAAGTGGAAATAGAAGATTTTGTTCGTTATCATTTCAACGGTACCTTCTTTGAAGACGGGAAAAAGTTTGACTCCAG CTATGATCGAGGCAAAGCTTTCATCAGCCAGGTCGGCCTGGGCAGACTCATCGCAGGGATGGACCGGGGTCTGCTGGGCATGTGTGTCAACGAGCGCAGGAGGGTCACAGTCCCTCCACATCTGGCCTATGGAAGCATAGGAACAG GTGGTATAATCCCTCCTGATGCTGTGCTGGTTTACGATGTCCTTCTGCTGGATATCTGGAACGAAAAGGACAAGGTTGAGATCCGCACTCTCGACAAACCTGCGAGCTGCAGGCGAACAACTGCAGCATCAGATTTTGTCCGTTACCACTACAACGGCACTCTGCTCTCTGGTGAACTCTTTGACTCCAG TTACTCGAGGAATGCCACCTATGACACCTACCTGGGCCAGGGTGACCTCATTAAAGGCATGGACGAGGGTCTTCTGGGCATGTGTATTGGGGAAAGACGCCTCATTATCGTCCCACCCTTCCTGGCATACGGAGAGAATGGCTACG GAACCATGATCCCTCCTCAGGCCACGCTGGTATTCGAGGTGCTGATAGTTGATGTCTTTAACCCCAAGGATGATGTAATCGTGGAGGCAAAGGAAGTGCCTAAAGGCTGCACGCGCACAACAGTGACTGGAGATTACATCCGCTACCACTACAATGGCACATTTCAGGATGGCACACTCTTTGACTCGAG CTATCAGCGAAATAGCACCTACAACACTTACATCGGTATGGGATACGTGATCCAAGGGATGGACAAAGCCCTGCAGGGGCTGTGCATAGGAGAGAAAAGGAGGGTCGTAATTCCTCCTCACTTAGCGTATGGTGAAAAAGGAGTCG GAGACTTCATTCCTGGATCTGCTGTGCTCGTCTTTGACATTCACGTCATTGATTTCCACAACCCAAAAGATCCAGTCAATATCAAAGTTACCCATAAGCCTCAGGAGTGTAACATGAGAAGTGAAGCTGACGATTTGATTCAGTACCGCTACAATTGCTCCTTGATGGACGGCACCCTGCTGTACACCTC GGACCAGTATGATTCACTTTCTATCACTACTCTGGGAGCAAATAATGTGATCCTGGGTCTGGAGGAAGGTTTAAGAGGCATGTGTGTAGGCGAGAGGAGAGAAGTGGTCATCCCTCCCCACTTTGGCCATGGTGAAAATGAAG CCGGAGGAGTTCCAAGGAGTGCAGTGCTCTTCTTTGAGTTGGAGTTGGTGGAGCTTCAGAAGGGTGTACCTGAAGGCTACATGTTTGTGTGGGTCGGGGATGGCCCTGATCCCCTCTTTCCTGCTATGGACCTTGATGGAGACAAACAGGTCCCCCTTGAGGAG TTTTCAGTCTTCATCAGGCTCCAGGTTCAAGGAGGCAAAGGTCGTCTTCGGCCGGGGATTGATGCCGACAGCATTATTAAGGACATGTTTGATAATCAAGACCGTAATAAAGATGGCAAGATCGTAGAAGATGAACTGACGGTTACAGAGGATGACGTGTCCAAACAAGCAAGAGATGAGCTATAA
- the p3h4 gene encoding endoplasmic reticulum protein SC65: MLTRSLFLAFFFVIFAPVDAQYEKYSFKSFPQKDIMPLESAYNYAMEQYGAQNWAETIKFLELSLRLHRLLRDSEAFCCSNCSSVSRDNDTLFEDTSLRVMRHILLRAACLKKCKADFPVFKLTYPRRDLLETFEKRIPYRYIQYAYFQLNNLEKAVAATHTFLKKNPDDVLLTKNMNYYKTLFDVEEYLIDHEEQPYESVFLKSVTLYNNGDFSNSARNMEQAITQYFEVYNLCLAGCDSSYEIVEFKDFYPSMADLYINALKCKFKCEENLTPSVGGFFVEKFVATMYHYLQFSYYKLNDVKNAAPCAASYMLFDPKDQVMQQNVAYYRFYREQWGLNDNDFEPRPEALRYFNQTTKQKEMLEFALSYLQTDDEEVVSPEEMTTSRSNHPDTEFEGMGDYEESLLADWWQEPKTKWDTGEVID, from the exons ATGCTCACGAGAAGCTTGTTCCTGGCCTTCTTCTTCGTTATTTTTGCGCCGGTGGACGCTCAGTATGAGAAGTACAGCTTTAAAAGTTTCCCTCAGAAGGACATCATGCCGCTGGAATCCGCGTACAACTACGCGATGGAGCAATACGGAGCGCAAAACTGGGCAGAAACTATCAAGTTCCTGGAGCTGAGCCTGCGGCTCCACCGGCTCCTCCGGGACAGCGAGGCTTTCTGCTGCAGCAACTGCAGCTCCGTCAGCCGGGACAACGACACCCTGTTCGAGGATACCAGCCTCCGCGTCATGCGCCACATCCTGCTGAGAGCTGCTTGCCTTAAAAAGTGCAAGGCAGATTTTCCAGTGTTTAAGCTCACATATCCACGGAGAGATTTATTGGAAACTTTCGAGAAAAGGATACCTTATCGTTACATACAGTATGCATACTTCCAG CTTAACAACCTGGAGAAGGCAGTGGCTGCAACTCACACTTTCCTGAAGAAGAACCCAGATGATGTCCTCTTAACAAAGAACATGAACTACTACAAGACACTGTTTGACGTGGAGGAATATCTCATTGATCACGAGGAGCAGCCATATGAA AGTGTTTTCTTGAAAAGTGTGACGCTCTACAACAACGGAGACTTCAGCAACAGTGCTAGAAACATGGAGCAGGCCATCACACAGTACTTTGAAGTATACAACCTCTGTTTAGCTGGCTGTGACAGCTCATATGAGATTGTGGAGTTCAAAGATTTCTATCCCAGCATGGCGG ATCTCTATATAAATGCTctgaaatgtaaatttaaatgcGAGGAGAACCTGACACCCAGCGTTGGAGGCTTCTTTGTGGAGAAGTTTGTAGCTACTATGTATCACTACCTCCAGTTTTCTTATTATAAAT TAAATGATGTAAAGAACGCTGCTCCGTGTGCAGCAAGTTACATGCTGTTCGACCCCAAAGACCAGGTGATGCAACAAAATGTGGCGTATTATCGCTTCTACCGGGAGCAGTGGGGCCTCAACGATAATGATTTTGAACCTCGGCCT GAGGCACTGAGGTACTTTAACCAGACGACcaaacagaaagaaatgctGGAGTTTGCTCTGAGCTACCTGCAAACAGACGATGAG GAAGTTGTAAGTCCAGAAGAAATGACCACCTCTCGCTCAAACCATCCTGACACTGAGTTTGAGGGTATGGGGGATTATGAGGAGTCCCTCCTGGCTGATTGGTGGCAGGAACCCAAAACTAAGTGGGACACTGGAGAAGTCATAGACTGA